TATCGTTATGCGTGTTTATTTTGAAAAACCAAGAACTACTGTTGGTTGGAAAGGCATGATCAATGACCCACATATGGATAGTTCCTTCGATATTGAACATGGTTTAAAAAAAGCGCGTAAATTACTTCTTGATATCACTAAAATCGGGTTACCAATTGCAACTGAAGCATTAGATCCAAATACACCTCAATACATCGGTGATTTAATTAGCTGGTCAGCTATTGGTGCAAGAACCACTGAATCACAAACTCACCGAGAAATGGCGTCAGGATTATCCATGCCAGTTGGCTTTAAAAATGGTACAGATGGTAGTTTAGATGTGGCGATTAATGCAATGAAATCAGCCTCAATGGCACATCGATTTGTAGGTATTAATCAACAAGGGCAAGTTACGGTATTACAAACTTTAGGTAATCCACATGGTCACGTGATCCTAAGAGGAGGAAAAACACCTAACTTTGATGCCGAAAATGTTGCATTATGTGAAGTTCAAATGAACAAGGCTAAATTAGTGCCTAATTTAATGATAGATTGTAGTCACGCCAACTCAAATAAAGATTACCGTAATCAACCAATTGTTGTTGACTCAATTATTGAGCAAATTAAGCAAGGTAACAATTCAATTATTGGTGTCATGATCGAAAGTAATTTATTTGAAGGAAATCAATCATCTGAACAACCAAAAGAAAACTTTAAGTATGGTGTATCAGTTACTGATGCTTGCATCAATTTTGAAACAACTGAGCAATTATTGCGAAAAATGAACAATGACTTAGCAGAGCCTCTAAATTATAGGCAAAAGTAACCGATTAAAGTTTATATTATTTTTATGAAACTAAATCGCCGACAGAAGTCGACGATTTTTTTATCCAAGTTGCTTACGTGCATTTCGGAAAATTCGCATCCAAGGACTATCTTCGCCCCAATTATCAGGATGCCATGAATTGGTTACAGTCCTAAAAACTCGCTCTGGATGTGGCATCATTATAGTTGATCGACCATCACTTGACGTTACAGCTGTAATACCATTTGGTGATCCATTCGGATTTGCAGGGTACTGCTCTGTCGCTTTTCCTAAATGGTCAATATACCTGACTGCCACTAAACCTGAAGTCTCTAAACGAGTTAAATGATCTAAATCTCTAGTTTCAACTTGACCTTCACCATGAGAAACTGCAATAGGCATATGCGAACCAGCCATATCAGTAAAGAGTAATGAAGGACTTGATTGGATTTTGACCAAACTAAAGCGTGCCTCAAAGCGTTCCGATACGTTTCGTACAAAACGAGGCCATAACTCAGCACCTGGTATTAGATCTTTGAGATTTGACATCATTTGGCAGCCATTACATACACCTAATGACAAAGTATCATTACGATGGAAGAATTGCTCAAACTCATGGCGAACTTGTTCATTAAATAAAATAGACTTAGCCCATCCTTCGCCTGCACCTAATACATCTCCGTAAGAGAAACCACCACAAGCAACGATGGTATTAAATTGATTCAATGTCACTTGCCCAGATAATAAATCCGTCATATGGACATCAATTGATTCAAATCCAGCTCGAGCAAATGCAGCAGCCATTTCAACATGCGAGTTGACACCCTGTTCACGTAAAATTGCAACTTTAGGCTTCACACCTTTGGCTATATATGGTGCAACAATATCTTGTTCTGAATCAAAAGTAAGGTGAACATTTAATCCCGGATCGTCATCATTTTGTTTGGCTTGATGCTCCTGATCAGCACATGCTGGATTATCTCGCAAACGCTGCATTTGCCAAGTGGTTTCTGCCCACCAAATTCTCATGGTTAATCGAGATTCGCTATATACCACAGCACTGTTATTACGCACAATAAATTGCTGTCCGGCCTTAGCTGAGCCTAATTTATAAATCGCATGGGACAGTCCAAAATGCTTAAAGCATGTCATGACTTCGTCTAAATCACTACCACGAATTTGAATAACTGCCCCTAGCTCCTCATTAAATAACGAGGCAATCACATCACTACCGAGAGAATGAATATCAACATCAATACCGCAATGCCCTGCAAATGCCATTTCAGCCAAAGTAACCAATAACCCACCATCTGAGCGATCATGATAAGCCAGTAGATTATTTTGAGCGACTAGCGTTTGTATCGCTTGATAAAAATCAGCTAATTCTTTAGCGTCATGAACATCAGCAGTTCTTTGTCCAAGATGGCGATAAACCTGCGCCAATGCCGTTGCACCTAAAGCATGGTGACCTTTAGAGAGATCAACAAACAACAATAGATTATCCTGATCGGTGCGAAGTTGTGGCGTAACCGTTTTACGTACATCTTCAACTCGAGCAAATGCCGAAATCACTAATGATAAAGGTGAAGTTACCGTTTTTTGTTCACCTTTTTGTTGCCATGTTGTTTTCATTGACATGGAATCTTTACCAACCGGAATAGCCAGACCCAACGTTGGGCATAGTTCTTCACCAATAGCTTTAACTGCTTGATAAAGACCAGCATCCTCACCCGGATGACCTGCGGCTGCCATCCAGTTAGCCGAAAGCTTAATTCGCTTAATGTCGCCAATGTTTGTCGCCGCAATATTGGTAATTGCTTCACCAACAGCTAATCGTGCTGATGCAGCATAGTTAAGCAAAGCAACAGGGGAGCGTTCACCCATTGACATAGCTTCACCATAATAACTATCTAAACTTGCTGTTGTCACTGCACAATCGGCAACAGGTACTTGCCAAGGTCCAACCATCTGATCACGAGCAACCATGCCAGTTACCGAACGGTCACCAATAGTAATTAAAAAGGTTTTTTCGGCTACAACCGGCAAATGCAGAACTCGTTTCACTGCATCATATAAATTGATATCAGATGTAGAAAAATGGTCACCTTCGGCTTGGCTTGACTTTACATCACGTAACATTTTAGGGGTTTTACCAAGTAAAACATCTAAAGGTAAATCTATCGGATTATTATTAAAATGCTCATCATGTAAAACTACTGCTTTATTTATTGTAGCTTCCCCGATAACCGCATAGGGTGCGCGTTCACGTTTACAAAGTTCATCAAATAACTCAAGGCTTTCCGGATGAATAGCCAATACATAACGCTCTTGTGATTCATTACACCAAATTTCTAAAGGCGACATCCCCGGCTCATCACTTAATATTTTGCGCAATTCAAACTGACCACCACAGCCACCATCACTAACAAGTTCAGGCATAGCATTAGACAAGCCTCCCGCGCCTACATCATGGATAAATAAAATAGGATTTTTATCGCCAAGTTGCCAGCAACGGTCGATGACCTCTTGGCAACGACGTTCCATTTCAGGATTATCACGTTGAACCGAGGCAAAATCGAGATCCGCATCCGATTGCCCAGAAGTCATTGAGGACGCAGCACCACCACCTAAACCAATATTCATAGCTGGTCCGCCTAAAACAATTAGTTTGGAACCAATAGGAAATTCACCTTTCTGGATATGTTCTCGACGGATATTTCCCATACCACCAGCTAACATAATTGGTTTATGATAACCTCTGACCTCTTCGCCATTAAAGCTGTTTACTTTTTCTTCATAAGTACGAAAATAACCTAACAATGCTGGACGACCAAATTCATTATTAAATGCAGCGCCACCTAAAGGTCCATCCATCATAATATCGAAGGCGCTCACTATTCGATCCGGTTTACCAAAATCTTGTTCCCAAGGTTGCTCAAAATTAGGAATTCGTAAATTTGAAACGGAAAAACCAACTAAACCTGCTTTGGGTTTGGCGCCTTTTCCAGTCGCACCTTCATCCCGAATCTCACCACCACTACCAGTTGCTGCTCCTGGCCAAGGAGATATTGCAGTTGGGTGATTATGCGTTTCAACCTTCATGAGAATATCTGCATATTCCTGATGAAAATCGTAAGTTCGATTTTCATAATCAGCAAAAAAACGCCCCACTTTTGAGCCATCCATTACCGCTGCATTATCTTTATAAGCGGATGACACATAATCTGGCGTATTTTCAAAGGTGTTTTTTATCATTTTAAACAATGATTTTGGTTGTTTTATACCATCAATCACCCAATCAGCATTGAATATCTTATGGCGACAATGTTCAGAATTCGCTTGACCGAACATATAAAGTTCAATATCTGTAGGATTACGGTTTAATTTTTGGAAACTTTCAACTAAATAGTCAATTTCATCCGGCGCTAAAGCTAAACCTAATTTTACATTAGCCTCTTCTAAAGCATTGCGCCCTTTTCCTAATAAATCAACAATGGTTACTGGTTTGGGCTGTTCAGTCTTAAATAATTGCTGAGCTTGCTCAAAGCTACTTAATACCGTTTCCATCATTCGGTCATGAATTAATGAAAGAAAAGTATTTTGTTGTATTGCCGTTAAGGATGAACTAACTTGTACATAATAAGCAATTCCACGCTCTATTCGATGTATTTGTGATAGTCCACAATTATGTGCTATATCGGTGGCTTTAGATGACCATGGTGAAATAGTGCCTTCGCGTGGGGTAACTAAAAAGAGTATTTTATTTGCTGGATTTTCTATCTTTATCTGCGCACTTTTAGGACCATATTGTAACAGCTTATCCAAGGTTAAACTCTGTTCGGAAGTCAGTTCATCAATCAGATCGATAAAGTGAATATATTGAGCTTCGATATTGACAATGGGGATAGATCGTTCACGACATGAGGATAGAATTTTATTAATACGAAATGTCGATAGAGCAGAAGAACCAGCTAAAATTTTCATGCTAAGTACTCTTTTTAAGCAAAAAAAGGGAAAAAATAGAACAACATTATAAAAGTAAGTAGCTAAAAAGGCTATCTTAAAAATCATTATATGATTTAATAAAAAAGTTGAGGAACGGGGTTTTTGAAAGCTTATTGATTAATCTTTAATGTCATCAACAATGATATGTTAAATAAAAAATAGTTGATTTATTGAATAATTATTGATTTACTACAACTCACAAAAAAATATATATATTATCAACTTTTAAAAATATTGAAGTAGTAAGTATTTTTTAGTATAAGGAAAGTGGAGTGGAATTCATTTTTTATTTCCTCATTATTGCGCTGTTTATTGCGGTATTTGTCAATTTTGCTAATTTGAAGGAACAAATTACGGTCTTACAGACCCAGATAACAGAATTACATAAAAATCTTTTATCTCTTACACAGCAACTTTATCAATCAGATAAAACATATGTAGAAGAAGAAAGCAATACAACAAAAGTAACTGAAGAATTAGTAACAGATAATCCTCATGAAATTAAGGATGAAGCTATCCAAACAGAGATTGAACAAAAAACTGACATGGTTCAATCAACACAAAACATACCTAATGAAGAAATAACAGAAAACAATGTAGAATCATTAACTTCAGAAATAATACAGCCATTAAAGCCTTTTCTTCACCAAAAAGAGACATTCTCAAGTTTGGTGCTTAATGAGAAAAATGAACTCGTTTTAGTTGATACTACGCTGCAATCAGATTCAACAACAGCCGATGAAAATGCCTTGTGTGTTGAACATGATCAGCCAGAAGTCAAAACACAACCAATCACAGAACAATATCAACAAATTGATAACCAACTAGAGATTTCACAACCTAAATACGATCCTTTTGAATCATACCATAAACGTTCTCGTAATAATGAACCAAGCATTGGTTATGCATTGTTTAATTGGTTAATTAGAGTCAATATTATCACTAAAATTGCTATTATAATTCTATTTTTGGGACTGTCTTATCTATTCAAATACGGCATTGAACATCATCATCATTATCTTAAACCTGAAATTAGAGTTTTAGGCTCACTGATTTTAGGTATTGGTTTATTGGCTATCGGCTGGAAATTGCGCCTTAAACGCCAGATTTACGCGCTTATTTTACAAGGTGGGGCTATTGCAATTTTATATCTGACTATTTTTGCTGCCTTCAAGTTATATGACTTAGTCCCTGCTTTAATCACCTTTGCCGTTTTAGTTGTGATTTGTTCTACCAGCATTATATTTGCCATCTTGCAAAGAGCAATGAGCTTGGCAATCATTGCCTGTGTTGGTGGTTACCTAACACCAATTTTACTATCCGATGGTTCCGGTAATCATATTGCGTTATTTAGTTATTATTTAATGATTTCAACAGCAATTTTGGTAATCAGTATTACGCAATCTTGGAGAATTCTTAATCTATTGGGATTTATATTTACTTTTGTTGTATCGCTAGTTTGGGGAATAAAAAGTTTTACGCCAGAATTCTATACTGAATGCCAAATCTTCATTCTTATCAATTTAGTAATTTACGGTGTTTTAGCGGTATTGTTATCAATCCGAAGCATCAATAATCAAGAAAAAAACCAGAATACTATTGATTTGCTATTACTGTTTGGTGCTCCCTTATGCGGATTCGGATTGCAATATGCTATTACCCAACAATGGGAATTTGGCCCAGCATTTTCATCGCTTGGTTTTGGATTATTCTATCTTGTCGGTGCCTATATTATTCTCCATTTATGGAAATCATTAGCTAAAACAATATCGTTATATTGGCTGGCTATTGGTGTTTCATTTATTACATTATCAATTCCGCTTGCTCTTAGCGCCAATTGGACAGCTTCATTGTGGATGTTTGAAGGAACGGCTATTACATGGATTATGTTCTCACAAAAACACTACCGTACTGCTTTATTTGGTACATTAATCATGTTGTTAGGTATTATTTCTTCACTAATATCTTTGGAGCACAATCAATTAACGCCAATCCTGTACTCTTCACTTTTAGGAACTACTAGTATTACTTTATTTGTTAATGCTTGTTTATGGCACCACTATGGACAAAAAAATGACATCACAAGATTAATCAAATTATCTTGCGTATCTATGTCTGTTGTTATATGGATGTTTTGGATTTTATTAAGTATTCCGTTATTCTTAAATCAAATCAGTTTAGAAACATCATTAATTGTATTATGTTTTACTGTTTCGTTTTGGTTATGGTACTTCATTGGTAAAAAGATTAATTGGAATATTATTTGCCATGGAATGATATTACTTTGGGTTGTGTTAGCAACATGTTTGCTAAGAAGTGAAGCTCTCTCATGTTATTATTTATCTAACTATGTCTATTTCAGTTTAGCTTGGATTATAGCCTTCATCAGTGGTTATGCTTATCTATATAAATTACAGACAAACCAAATAAATTGTAACACTGACATAAAGCATCTATTTATTTTATTACATATTTGTTTATTTTGGCTAATATTGCTTTGGCTGGCCCGCGAAATACTACATATATTTAATGAATTGCCTTGGGGGTATGAGGTAATAAAATGGAGTCTTTGGGCTACTATTGCAAGTGGAATCACTTTGCTATTTTATATTCTTATTAAACGCCAATATATTACTTCATTTTCATTAATAAAAAGTTATTGGTTAGTCGGTTTGCTACCACTTGTCGGTTACATGGTATACTATTTGATTATGGGTATTGGTATGAATGGGCAAATTATCTATTGGCCTTATATCCCAATTATTAACCCGCTTGAAGAAAGTGCAATTTTTAGTTTAATCATGCTCTGCGTATGGTTAAAACTGTCTATGGGTTATTTGCAAATTGAAAATAAAACAACCAATTTTACTAACTTTAAAATACCGCTACCTAATTTGATTGTAGTCTTGTTAATGACATTAACATTCCTTTGGTTTAACAGTATTGTTTTACGTTGCCTGAGTCAAGCATTTGATATCATCTGGAGTTCATATATCTTATGGCACAATAATATTGTTCAAATGACCGCATCACTCCTTTGGATGTTAACCGCCGTCATTTTGATTATGATTGGACACAGAGCTTCACTCCGAAAAATATGGTTTACTGGCCAATTAATTCAAATCATTGTTGTTATTAAGCTGATTTTTGTCGATATTCGAGAAATAGATGGTTTATTGAGAGCTTTTGCGTTTATTGGTGTAGCGTTGTTAATGTTATTAATTGGTTATTTAGCACCTTTACCGCCAAAACAGAATGATGAAAGCTTGGTCGAAAATGAATAACAATCAATATAAAAAACAATTTAAAATATTAAGCGAATATTTCGCAAATTCAGGAAGAACAGAATTAGATTATTTACAACAGAAATAAGTACGAATTGCTGAATAGTATTTCAACTAATGGATAAAAAGTTATGAAAAAAATCTTATTAAGCTCGCTTTTGCTAATAAGTGGATTAAGTCATGCAGCTGATCAAACAAATCAATATGCCTATGGCGCTATGATAGAACTTAATGACAGTGGCAGTATGTATAACCGAATTGAGCTAACCCGTGATATATATACTCAAGCATTATCTAGCACATTAGATGATGTTCGAGTTTTCAATCAAAAAGGCCAACCAGTCCCATTTGCATTAGTCAATGTATATCAGGAAAATGAGGAAAATAAAACTTTTCCAGTTACCGTTTATACGTTAAACAACAATCTTCAAACGGATGAAAATGATAATGAAGATGGGCAAGAAGAAAAAAATCAATCTCTAGTTGGTCAATACAATATCAATATTAATAATAAGAATGTAAAAATTAATTTTGATAGCACCAATAAATCAGATGGGTATCAGGCAACATACTTGTTGGAAATTCCTAATGAGATTAAACTTGGCCAACCATTTAGTCGTTTATCTATCGATTTCGATAAAACACAAAATTGGAGGGCAACTGCAAACCTTCTTTATAGTAGCGATTTAAAAAGATGGCAAACTGCGATTGATAATGTTCCAATAATGTCTTTGACGGATAATAACAATAATCAATCATTAAATGTTAATACTATTGATTTACCTTCGGGTATGAATTTCAAATCTACCTATTGGATTTTACAATTAAAATCAGACAAGCAAATAGTGCCGAATATTAGAGGCGTAGAATTCACATCGAGAAAAGCAACACCAATAAGAGCACTTTATCCGATCAAATTAAATTTAATTTCAGCTGATGAACAAGAGGCAATTTATGAATTACCTACATCACTACCGATTAAAGAGCTTACTGTTAAACTTCCAAATGAGCGTACAATCTTACCTGCAAGTATCTTTTATAAAACCCATGATAATGATAAAACATGGCACAAACTTGATGATTTTATTTTTCGAAGCATAAGTGACGCCAATCAAAGCCAAACAATCAATATTAATAATTCAACTTTAAATATTAAACAATTAAAAATTAAAGCAATTAATGCGTCTTTAGATCAAGCACCCTATGTTACTGCTCATTTATACCGGATGAGTATTATCTTTAACAGTGCTAATAATGGACCTTTTATTCTCGCTTGGGGGGCGGCAAATGCTAAACCGGCATCTTTAAGTGAAAAAGCTTTACTGTCTGATACAATATCTGCACAAGATGTGCCTATGGCCCATTTAGGCGATAAAATAAAACTAGGCAACAAAAATGTATTATCTCAAACCGATGATAATTCAAGCAAATCATCTTATTTATCTAAATGGTTAATTTGGATCATTTTAATAGCAGGTGCAGTATTTTTAATGCTTTTAGCTATAAAATTACTAAAAGAAGTAAAAAAGGTAGAATAACATCGCACCAGAGATGACAATAAAAACGCCAACTAAAGTTGGCGTTTTTATTCTATGATTAAGCTTCTCTATGATTAAGCTTCGTTCCAGCTATCTCTTAAACCTACGGTTCGATTAAAGACTAATTTATCTTCTGTCGCATACTTACTATCAAGACAGAAATAACCTTCACGTTCAAATTGATAAGCTTGTTCGGCTTTGGCTTTTTGCAAACTAGGCTCAACAAATCCTTGTTTAATAATTAAAGAATTTGGATTGATAGTTGATAAGAAATCCTCAGCGCTACCAGGATTTGGGGTACTAAATAAACGATCATAAAGACGAATTTCAGCAGGTTTACCATACTTGGCAGATACCCAATGAATGACACCTTTAACTTTACGTCCATCTTCAGGATTTTTATTTAATGTTGCCGGATCGTAACTACAATAAATAGTTTGTATATTACCTTCTGCGTCCTTTTCAACACGATCAGCGCGTATCACATAAGCATTACGCAGACGGACTTCTTTCCCTAATACTAAACGCTTATAATTTTTATTAGCTTCTTCTCTGAAATCAGCTCGATCAATATAAATCTCGCGTGTAAATGTTACTTCGCGATGACCGAGTTCTGGCCTGTTAGGATGATTTGGCATACTTAAGACTTCATCAAGTGTTTCTGAAAAGTTTTCAATTACCACTTTAACCGGATCAAGTACCGCCATTGCTCGTGGTGCATTTTCGTTGAGATCTTCTCGAATACAGAATTCAAGTGTACTCATTTCAACGGTATTTTCTTGTTTAGTTACCCCGATTCGACGACAAAATTCACGAATTGAAGCTGGGGTATAACCTCGACGGCGTAAACCTGAAACGGTTGGCATACGAGGATCATTCCAACCATCAACAATTTCTTCGGCAACCAATTGTGTTAATTTACGTTTTGAGGTAATTGCATACTCTAGATTTAATCTAGAAAACTCATACTGATGAGGACGAGCTTCAATAGTAATATTATCTAAAACCCAGTCATATAAACGACGGTTATCTTGGAACTCAAGCGTACAAAGTGAATGGGTTATATTTTCAATAGCATCCGAAATACAGTGAGTAAAATCATACATCGGATAGATACACCATTTATTACCAGTTTGGTGATGCTCGGCAAATTTAATACGGTATAAAACTGGATCACGCATAACAATAAAAGGTGAAGCCATGTCGATTTTCGCTCTTAAGCAAGCTTTACCTTCAGCAAATTTACCCTCTTTCATTTGGATAAATAATGCTAAATTTTCCTCTATACTTCGATCACGATAAGGGCTATTTTTACCTGGTTGTGTTAAGGTGCCTCGATACTCTCGAATTTCTTCAGGAGATAGTTCATCTACATAAGCTAATCCTTTATTGATAAGTTCTATGGCATATTCATATAAACGGTCAAAATAGTCAGATGAATAGCAAATCTCACCATCCCATTCGAATCCTAACCAGCGGACATCTTCTTTAATTGATTCAACATATTCAATATCTTCTTTGGCTGGATTGGTATCATCAAACCGTAAATTACATTTACCGTGATAATCTTGGGCAATACCGAAGTTTAAACAGATAGATTTTGCATGACCAATATGTAAATAGCCATTAGGTTCTGGCGGAAAACGAGTATGCGTTGTTTTATATTTTCCCGCAGCAAGATCCGCATCAATAATTTGACGAATAAAGTTATTTGGACGAGTTTCGTTCTCTGTCGGTAAATCACCGCTCATAAAAAACCTCTGATTATATATGTTTACTCATAACCAATTTAGAAATGAGATTTATCACTTTTATCACTTCGACCGACGAATATAGCAAATTTTTTGTCTTTTCGAAACGTTAAAACAAGAGATTTCAGTTACCTGAAAAAAATAATTACCCTCAAACGGATAACACTCCTAAATAATTTTAACAATTATTTTAATTTTAACTTCAGTTATTCCTCACCTGATTTTATCGAAACGACAAATCGTGCACCACCTAGTGGGCTAGTAACCACGAATGCTTTACCGTCATGAAATTCTGCCATTAATTTTACATAAGCTAAGCCTAACCCATATCCACCAGTTGATCGTGTACGACTGGTGTCAAGGCGAGCAAAAGGCATAAAAATTTTTTCTCGAGAATCGAAAGGAATGCCTACACCATCATCATCAATTTCCAAAATAACTCGGTTATCTTGTTTGGTTATATTTAATACTGCTTTATGGGCTGCATATTTAAACGCATTAAGTAGCAGATTTTTGACAATAGTTTCTGCCAAATTGATATCAATTTTAGCTTTAGCATCTTGGCTATGGCAAATGAGCTCAAAGCCCTTAGGTTTAAATAGTGCTAATGACTGACAAACTTTTTCACCCCATTGTTTTAACGATACAGTAGTAAAGTTTAATTCAATATTACTTTGCTGCATTTTAAAATAATTCAAACTAGCATTAATGAGGGTTTCAAGTTCATCTATATCATCACTCATTCCTTTTTGTAAATCAGATCTTTCTACTTCGTCTGTAGATTCTTCAAGCATACTTAACTCAAATCGCATTCGTGCAAGAGGGGTTCGTAGTTCATGTGCCATCGCATGTGAAATTGTTTGGTTAGTGCTGACAAGATGCTCAATGTGAGTCCCCATATTATTTAAAACATTGGCTAATGGTTTGAATAACCAACCTTTCACATTTTCCGTTCGAGCCTTCAAATTGCCCTGTCCAAGTTGTTCTGCGGTTTGACGTATGTTGACCAGATCTTTCCATACAGCACTAAACGCGAAATAGATTAATATAAAAAAGATTATGGCACTAAATAATGCCCAAATAATAAGGAAAACGCTCAACGACATGGTATTTGATTCTAATATATCTCGCATTAAAATCGGCCCCAATTGTAATAAATGACCATCATTGAGATTGATATAGACAACTTCGTCATCACCATCATAAGCAAAATCAAGTTTTTCAATTTCTTTTTTTACAGAATGAGATAATTCTGTATTTGCAGGTAATACTTTGATTGGATAACCAAAATATGGTTGTAACTCGTCAACTACTGCTTGCAGTGGACGCTGTTTATTTTCATCAATGTGTTTGCGAATTAAGTTGACTGTTCCTCGTTGTGATTCACGAAAAACGATATGATCATCTGGCATATCAGTTAATGATGAAGGTAGTGAATCAAACACTAATAATGCACCATAGGCGATAATACATTGCAATGAAAGTAAAATAACTAGATAAAAGACGATGCGGCGGTTAAAAAATAGCGGTTTAGCTAATAACTGTCTCAATGGTTTTCCCCTTCGCGCATGAATAAATACCCCTTTCCTCGAACCGTTTTAATTCTTGAAGGATTATCAGGATCATCAAGGAGTTTACGTCTTAACCGAGAAATTCGGGCATCAATTGAACGATCGCTACCGTCAAAATCAATCCCTCTAACTTGGGAAAATATATCGTCTCGAGATAGAATCTTACCTGCGTTATTAGCTAACAACCAGAGTAAGTCAAATTCGGCAGTCGTTAAATCTATTTCATGCCCGTCTAATAACACTTTACGATTTTCACCATCAATCACTAAATTTTCAAAGGCTAAAGTATTATTGTTAAATAAAGCAATTTGCTCTTTTAGGCCTTCTGTTTCATTTTGTTTTCGGCGTAGCAATGCTCGAATCCGAGCTAGTAATAATCGTGGTTCAACCGGTTTAGCTAAATAATCATCAGCGCCTAACTCTAATCCCACGATTTCATCAATATTATCTTCGCTAGCCGTCATTATAAGAATATAGTTACTGAACCATGAACGTATATCTCGACAGATATCAAATCCAGTTTTTTCAGGTAACATTACATCTAAAATAACCAAATCAGGGTTGATTTGTTGTATTTTTTCTTCTGCTCCTTCACCACTATTATGCCAATCGACCCTATATCCTTGACGGATTAGGTAGACTTGTATTAAATTGGCTAATCTTTCATCATCTTCGATAATTAATATGCGTTCACTCATTTCTGATTCTCTTTACCGTAAAGTGGACTTCGAGATGCTTCATTATACAGGCAAATAGAGCCTCGTTACAAAATATATACAAAGAGCCAACAAAGTTAGCTACCGCTTTGTGAGAAAATTGTCGCCAATATCTATAACTAGCAATTTTTACTTGGAATATGAATACTTTTTCATCAATTACTAATCATCTTTTTCAACCATC
This Gilliamella sp. ESL0443 DNA region includes the following protein-coding sequences:
- a CDS encoding 3-deoxy-7-phosphoheptulonate synthase, giving the protein MLKDTLNNVRIRDEHMLITPEEIKNLYPLSSELENQIASSRQTIVNILERRDHRLLIVCGPCSIHDTEAAIEYAHKLKKLSDEVKDNLFIVMRVYFEKPRTTVGWKGMINDPHMDSSFDIEHGLKKARKLLLDITKIGLPIATEALDPNTPQYIGDLISWSAIGARTTESQTHREMASGLSMPVGFKNGTDGSLDVAINAMKSASMAHRFVGINQQGQVTVLQTLGNPHGHVILRGGKTPNFDAENVALCEVQMNKAKLVPNLMIDCSHANSNKDYRNQPIVVDSIIEQIKQGNNSIIGVMIESNLFEGNQSSEQPKENFKYGVSVTDACINFETTEQLLRKMNNDLAEPLNYRQK
- the purL gene encoding phosphoribosylformylglycinamidine synthase encodes the protein MKILAGSSALSTFRINKILSSCRERSIPIVNIEAQYIHFIDLIDELTSEQSLTLDKLLQYGPKSAQIKIENPANKILFLVTPREGTISPWSSKATDIAHNCGLSQIHRIERGIAYYVQVSSSLTAIQQNTFLSLIHDRMMETVLSSFEQAQQLFKTEQPKPVTIVDLLGKGRNALEEANVKLGLALAPDEIDYLVESFQKLNRNPTDIELYMFGQANSEHCRHKIFNADWVIDGIKQPKSLFKMIKNTFENTPDYVSSAYKDNAAVMDGSKVGRFFADYENRTYDFHQEYADILMKVETHNHPTAISPWPGAATGSGGEIRDEGATGKGAKPKAGLVGFSVSNLRIPNFEQPWEQDFGKPDRIVSAFDIMMDGPLGGAAFNNEFGRPALLGYFRTYEEKVNSFNGEEVRGYHKPIMLAGGMGNIRREHIQKGEFPIGSKLIVLGGPAMNIGLGGGAASSMTSGQSDADLDFASVQRDNPEMERRCQEVIDRCWQLGDKNPILFIHDVGAGGLSNAMPELVSDGGCGGQFELRKILSDEPGMSPLEIWCNESQERYVLAIHPESLELFDELCKRERAPYAVIGEATINKAVVLHDEHFNNNPIDLPLDVLLGKTPKMLRDVKSSQAEGDHFSTSDINLYDAVKRVLHLPVVAEKTFLITIGDRSVTGMVARDQMVGPWQVPVADCAVTTASLDSYYGEAMSMGERSPVALLNYAASARLAVGEAITNIAATNIGDIKRIKLSANWMAAAGHPGEDAGLYQAVKAIGEELCPTLGLAIPVGKDSMSMKTTWQQKGEQKTVTSPLSLVISAFARVEDVRKTVTPQLRTDQDNLLLFVDLSKGHHALGATALAQVYRHLGQRTADVHDAKELADFYQAIQTLVAQNNLLAYHDRSDGGLLVTLAEMAFAGHCGIDVDIHSLGSDVIASLFNEELGAVIQIRGSDLDEVMTCFKHFGLSHAIYKLGSAKAGQQFIVRNNSAVVYSESRLTMRIWWAETTWQMQRLRDNPACADQEHQAKQNDDDPGLNVHLTFDSEQDIVAPYIAKGVKPKVAILREQGVNSHVEMAAAFARAGFESIDVHMTDLLSGQVTLNQFNTIVACGGFSYGDVLGAGEGWAKSILFNEQVRHEFEQFFHRNDTLSLGVCNGCQMMSNLKDLIPGAELWPRFVRNVSERFEARFSLVKIQSSPSLLFTDMAGSHMPIAVSHGEGQVETRDLDHLTRLETSGLVAVRYIDHLGKATEQYPANPNGSPNGITAVTSSDGRSTIMMPHPERVFRTVTNSWHPDNWGEDSPWMRIFRNARKQLG